A window of Candidatus Saccharibacteria bacterium contains these coding sequences:
- a CDS encoding carbohydrate binding domain-containing protein: MTCLALPWAWQTNTTASADRIYHSSGSGLTTGQQYTASVWAKLSAVGVPIALQAADSAGTNYLTSSNVNSTGGWQRLSVTFTANAGSWRIAVRQQAAATGVLSMTGVMLTEGVTVHGYADGNAANWIWNGTAGSSTSTGPAL, translated from the coding sequence GTGACCTGCCTGGCTTTGCCCTGGGCCTGGCAGACCAACACCACGGCTTCCGCCGACCGTATCTATCATTCGTCCGGCTCTGGCCTGACCACCGGCCAGCAGTATACTGCTAGTGTCTGGGCCAAGCTGTCGGCAGTGGGTGTCCCGATAGCTTTGCAGGCCGCAGATTCTGCCGGCACCAACTATCTCACCTCTAGCAATGTTAACTCGACAGGCGGCTGGCAACGGCTCTCAGTCACGTTCACGGCTAATGCGGGCAGCTGGCGCATCGCCGTCCGTCAGCAAGCTGCTGCGACCGGCGTCCTCAGCATGACCGGTGTCATGCTGACCGAAGGCGTGACGGTACACGGCTATGCTGACGGCAACGCCGCCAACTGGATATGGAATGGGACGGCGGGGAGTTCGACTTCGACGGGGCCGGCGCTGTAG
- a CDS encoding prepilin-type N-terminal cleavage/methylation domain-containing protein, translating to MYISRVGRGSRQGFTIVELLIVIVIIGILAVLAIGAFSRSQEQARAATVQSDLKASAKQLEQAKADTGTYLRMRIA from the coding sequence ATGTATATATCCAGGGTGGGGAGAGGGTCGCGGCAGGGGTTTACCATTGTCGAGCTTTTGATTGTCATCGTTATCATCGGTATTCTGGCAGTGCTGGCCATCGGCGCTTTCAGCCGCTCCCAGGAACAAGCCCGGGCGGCAACCGTCCAGTCTGACCTGAAGGCATCAGCCAAGCAACTGGAGCAAGCCAAGGCCGACACGGGCACGTATCTACGGATGCGTATTGCCTGA